From the genome of Salvia splendens isolate huo1 unplaced genomic scaffold, SspV2 ctg474, whole genome shotgun sequence, one region includes:
- the LOC121790315 gene encoding uncharacterized protein LOC121790315, producing the protein MSLKRPGDTRWSSHYGTLVNLIHLYSSIVDVLEYVGENGLDDSIRAEADDVLEIINSFEFVFVLHLMKQILGITHELSQVLQKKDQDIVNAMNLVKVAKSRLQIMREKDWDVLLADVSKFVANMNWMCLTWKMTQELNQRFDEVNTDLVLCMSCFDPRDLFSAFDLEKLLRLARYYPSEFSEVALSELKSQLENFIFDVRIDEKFSQISGISGLAQKMVSTRKHEVFPMVNSLVKLSLILPVATASVERAFSAMKIIKISLPVSEDEE; encoded by the exons ATGTCATTGAAGCGACCTGGAGATACTCGTTGGAGTTCACATTACGGTACTCTTGTCAACTTGATACATTTATATTCTTCTATTGTTGATGTTCTTGAGTATGTTGGGGAGAATGGTCTTGACGATTCAATAAGGGCTGAAGCTGATGATGTACtagaaattataaatagttttgAGTTTGTCTTTGTTTTACATCTTATGAAGCAAATCTTGGGAATCACACATGAACTCTCCCAAGTGCTACAAAAGAAAGATCAAGACATTGTTAATGCGATGAATCTTGTCAAGGTAGCAAAATCACGTCTGCAAATAATGAGGGAAAAAGATTGGGATGTATTGCTTGCTGATGTTTCTAAGTTTGTAGCAAATATGAACTGGATGTGCTTGACATGGAAGATGA CTCAAGAGTTGAATCAACGTTTTGATGAAGTCAACACAGACTTAGTTTTATGCATGTCATGTTTTGATCCTAGGgatttattttctgcatttgattTGGAGAAGCTGCTTCGTCTTGCACGGTATTATCCTTCTGAATTTTCTGAAGTTGCTTTGTCCGAGCTTAAAAGTCAACTTGAGAACTTTATTTTCGATGTGCGCATAGATGAAAAGTTTTCACAAATATCAGGAATCAGTGGTCTTGCTCAAAAGATGGTTTCTACAAGGAAACATGAAGTTTTTCCAATGGTTAATTCATTAGTTAAGTTGTCATTGATCTTACCAGTTGCCACTGCATCAGTAGAAAGAGCCTTTTCAGCAATGAAGATCATCAAGATTTCTCTAC CGgtttcagaagatgaagaatag